From Thermodesulfobacteriota bacterium:
AATAGATTAGGGCACAAATCCTAATCTTCGGAATTTGAGCTATGTCTAAGATACGTGAATTGATTCAAGCCTTGAATTGGCCTGAGTTGAGGTTTACACCTCAAACAGTGCGAATTCCAGATTTCAATATAACCATGCTGAGAACAGCACGAGGAAGGACAACCCTTGTATTCGTATATCGGAGAGAAAACGACGAAGGCGAGGTTACTATAGGGCATCGATACTTGAAGCTCAAGCGTATTAGGGCCGATGTAGGTGTGGAAATCAGCGAATATGTGACAAGGAATCTGAAGTTAAAGAGTTACTCCCAGATTGAGGAGATATTCAAGATTAACTCCAATGACGTCGAGACAATTGATATTAGCCCAGACCACGATGAATATTTCAGACGGCGTAGAACCCTTTTTATCAATCCACGATTCTTACAGGGAGTACAAAAGACTGTCAGCGGTATCTATCAAAAGGCGGACGGCTACTCTAAGACAGTTTTTAGACATTTTTTTAATGAGTATCTTAGGTCCACTTTTCGACGAACAATCAAACGAAGAACCTTAGTGAGTAAGGGTGAGTTTTCTTTCCTGGTGAAACGATATAACCTTGATACGAAAAATTCAGAAGAAGATTTCAGAAAATACCTAAACGAGTCCGACATACATAGTCTTCAGGTACTATGCAGAAAATTGATTGAGAACGAAATCTTTGAATCCGGTTTCATTCACGGGTTGAATGACTACTTCATTAAGGAACGACTTGAAGAAATAATCAAGCTGGGCAGAGAAATTCTTGGCCTGAAATCGCCAAGAATGGATACACTACGAGCATCAGAAGTGGTATCCAAAGTTGTTCCCGGCGAAGATGTGAGGCAGATGGAAACGATTTGGCAGCGCTATTTTGAGAGGTACCTGCTATATTTGATATTTTCCTACCAGGGTATCTATCCTAAGGTCGAACTCGAGATAGATCTCGACAAGAGATTCCCAGACTTCATCGGCATCAATCACTATGGGGGGTTGGACATCATCGAGATTAAGACCCATTTGAAGAATGCTCTGATTAAAGATCGTTCGCATCAGAACTACGCGTTTTCTTCAGAGATGAGTAAGGCAATCATTCAGACAATCAACTATATGGATGCCTTGACCCAACAAAAATTTCACGATCTCGAGAGTGGTGCTGAAATTGTGGACAGCCTCATAGAAGGTAACATCTATCGTCCACGTGGAATCATTATCATTTCCTCTTACGGCAGCTTGGTCAAGGGTGTTGGCCAGGATACTGATGAATTTGAGAATATCAAGCGTGATTTCACCAAACTGCGGAATAGTTTGAACAACATCCAGATTCTGACTTTTGATGAAATAATAAACATGGCAGACAAATACGCAAACAGGATTATCAGGTCATAGCAAAAGAAAGGCCAGCAATCTCTTTCAGCGGAGGGCGCACTCCCCCCGTTTTAGGGGTTCGGGACCTAAATAGGGTGTAAGTTGGGGTGAATATGAAAGGAGATAATTATGAATATCTATGAGGAAAAGTTGCTTGATATAATTAATGAAAAATTTCAAGATGAATTAAATCAAAACACTGTCATCATTGAGGTGAATACACCTGAATACGCACAGCAACAAGGCCATAGATATAGCGGGTGGGAAGTCGCTATAAGAAAGACAAGAAAAGGATTAAGGGATGTAAGGATCGTGATAAGTGGGTTAGATCCTGACATTATGAGAGAGGCCGACGACTTTCAAGATATCCTTAGTTCAATTGTAGCTCAAGCAAGACAAATCCTCCTTAATCCTCCATTTAAACAGTATATTACGCAAGGATTGATACAAGTTACAAGTAATAACGTAGAATTCATCCCAAAAGATAATCTCAGAAAAAATGTCTGATAGTAATAGATCCAAACCAATCCACCGGATCAGCGTTCCGTAGGCCAGTGATTTTTTTGTTACGTCCTTTGCCTATCCCACCATTTAATTTCCCGGATTGATAATTTGATCCAGCTCCTGGGTCAGTTTGTTGATCTGAAATTCCGCTCAGAGAGGTGATCGCTGAGTAAAAATTACCTATCTCAAATCATTTAATTAGCAATTCTTACAGATATCCATTCTGTATCTCGTTACTGGGATTTGTTGTTATACATAGCAGATATGTAATTATTTGGGCTTCACCATATAGAAGCGTCTGGCAATTCCGAAAGAATTGCCAGACTGAGAAGGTTACGGAATCTCTTGGTATTCTAAAGTCATTGTGTAACGCCCCTGCTGTTTCTCTATCACAATAACGTCAGAATCAACGGAATCTATTTCTGCATCATCCAACATTTCAGATCTACTCAGTGTGTCTGTGTTGTCTGATTCATCAAGACCTGCATTTAACACTTTCTCTGTTTCTTCCCCAAGCATAAGAGAAGCCCTATTAAGTACGGGTCCCGAAGATAATAACCAGATTGTGAAATACAAATCATCACCATCGTCACCATCAGAAAACAAACTACCATCTTCGCCTTCGTCAACGGTTATCGTGTAGGTACCTATGTATCCTGAACCATCCCAAGCAACATAATCAAAATTATATATCCCCGCTTGTGTTAGATAATACTCCCCACGATAGAAAACAGAGGGTATACCCGGATTATCATCCCAATAAGAAATGGGCGCATAAACCCAGTCAATTGCTACATAGGAATTTCCATCGTCACCGTCATCGCCACACCCTGTTAATCCCATCATAGAGATCAATAATAATACAAACACAAAAATTAACTTCTTCATTTTTATCCCCTTTTTTCTGTAATAATAGAAAAGGGCAAGACATCTCTAATAGACTACTTGCCTTGTTAGATAAAACCTCGCATTTAATAAAATAGGAATTTGCTTTCTTGGAGCGGATAAGGCAAAAGTTCAGATTGTATACGGTAACGAAAATTCACAACATGTGGTATCCTCCTGTGGCCACATGCCCTGCCTTTGGCTTTTCACTTGAGCTT
This genomic window contains:
- a CDS encoding DUF4263 domain-containing protein yields the protein MSKIRELIQALNWPELRFTPQTVRIPDFNITMLRTARGRTTLVFVYRRENDEGEVTIGHRYLKLKRIRADVGVEISEYVTRNLKLKSYSQIEEIFKINSNDVETIDISPDHDEYFRRRRTLFINPRFLQGVQKTVSGIYQKADGYSKTVFRHFFNEYLRSTFRRTIKRRTLVSKGEFSFLVKRYNLDTKNSEEDFRKYLNESDIHSLQVLCRKLIENEIFESGFIHGLNDYFIKERLEEIIKLGREILGLKSPRMDTLRASEVVSKVVPGEDVRQMETIWQRYFERYLLYLIFSYQGIYPKVELEIDLDKRFPDFIGINHYGGLDIIEIKTHLKNALIKDRSHQNYAFSSEMSKAIIQTINYMDALTQQKFHDLESGAEIVDSLIEGNIYRPRGIIIISSYGSLVKGVGQDTDEFENIKRDFTKLRNSLNNIQILTFDEIINMADKYANRIIRS